From a single Vibrio toranzoniae genomic region:
- the rimP gene encoding ribosome maturation factor RimP produces the protein MTGLERQLTEMLDAPVAASGYELVGLEFIRAGEHSTLRIYIDSPNGINVDDCAEVSHQVSAVMDVEDPISVAYNLEVSSPGLERPLFKAEHYQQFIGHEVSIVLKMAVGNRRKWKGDIQSIEGETVKVLVEGQEEEFVLSNIAKANLIPKF, from the coding sequence ATGACTGGTTTAGAAAGACAACTTACTGAAATGCTTGACGCTCCAGTAGCAGCATCAGGTTATGAGTTAGTTGGATTAGAATTTATTCGTGCTGGTGAGCACTCAACGCTACGTATTTACATCGATTCACCAAACGGTATCAATGTAGATGATTGTGCTGAAGTTAGTCACCAAGTCAGTGCCGTAATGGACGTTGAAGATCCAATTTCAGTGGCTTATAACCTTGAAGTGTCTTCACCAGGTTTAGAAAGACCATTGTTCAAAGCAGAGCATTACCAACAATTTATTGGTCACGAGGTAAGCATCGTTTTAAAAATGGCTGTCGGCAACCGTCGTAAATGGAAAGGTGATATCCAATCTATCGAAGGCGAGACAGTGAAAGTATTGGTTGAAGGACAAGAAGAAGAATTCGTCCTTAGCAATATTGCGAAAGCTAACCTGATCCCTAAATTTTAG
- the ftsH gene encoding ATP-dependent zinc metalloprotease FtsH — protein MAKNLILWLVIAVVLMSVFQSFGPGESNGRAVDYTTFVQEVGQGQIQDAQFNNSEITFTRRGGGAKYVTYMPVYDQKLLDDLINQNVKVQGTPPEEQSLLGTIFISWFPMILLIGVWIFFMRQMQGGGGGKGAMSFGKSKARMMSEEQIKTMFADVAGCDEAKEDVKELVDYLRDPSRFQKLGGKIPTGILLVGPPGTGKTLLAKAIAGEAKVPFFTISGSDFVEMFVGVGASRVRDMFEQAKKAAPCIIFIDEIDAVGRQRGAGVGGGHDEREQTLNQMLVEMDGFEGNEGIIVIAATNRPDVLDPALLRPGRFDRQVVVGLPDVRGREQILKVHMRKVPLSGDVEPSLIARGTPGFSGADLANLVNEAALFAARGNKRNVSMVEFELAKDKIMMGAERRSMVMSEEVKESTAYHEAGHAIVGRLVPEHDPVYKVSIIPRGRALGVTMYLPEQDRISMSRQHLESMISSLYGGRLAEELIYGTDKVSTGASNDIERATDIARKMVTQWGFSEKLGPLLYAEEEGEVFLGRGMSQAKHVSEDTTRLIDEEIRILIDRNYARAKQILEDNMDIMHSMKDALMKFETIDAGQIDDLMERKDDIREPAGWSDQAKAEPVKEEAKPEAEVQSEAKAEPDAEESKVEEVKSESDDAQNKDS, from the coding sequence ATGGCAAAAAATTTAATTCTGTGGCTTGTTATCGCTGTAGTGTTGATGTCGGTATTCCAGAGCTTCGGTCCTGGGGAAAGTAACGGCAGAGCAGTAGATTACACCACGTTTGTACAGGAAGTTGGCCAAGGCCAGATTCAAGACGCACAGTTCAATAACAGCGAAATCACTTTCACACGTCGTGGCGGTGGTGCTAAGTATGTAACTTACATGCCTGTTTATGATCAAAAGCTACTTGATGACTTAATTAATCAAAACGTAAAAGTTCAGGGTACACCACCTGAAGAACAGAGCCTGCTTGGCACTATCTTCATCTCATGGTTCCCAATGATCTTACTGATTGGTGTATGGATTTTCTTCATGCGTCAAATGCAAGGCGGTGGCGGCGGTAAAGGCGCGATGTCTTTCGGTAAGAGCAAAGCTCGTATGATGAGCGAAGAACAAATTAAAACGATGTTTGCTGATGTTGCGGGTTGTGACGAAGCAAAAGAAGACGTTAAAGAACTTGTTGACTACCTTCGTGACCCTAGTCGTTTCCAAAAACTAGGCGGTAAGATCCCGACAGGTATTCTGTTGGTTGGTCCTCCTGGTACTGGTAAGACATTGCTTGCAAAAGCGATTGCCGGTGAAGCGAAAGTACCTTTCTTTACTATCTCAGGTTCTGACTTCGTAGAAATGTTCGTTGGTGTTGGTGCATCTCGTGTGCGTGACATGTTTGAACAAGCGAAGAAGGCTGCACCATGTATCATCTTTATCGATGAAATCGATGCCGTAGGTCGTCAACGTGGCGCTGGTGTTGGTGGTGGTCACGATGAACGTGAACAAACGCTGAACCAAATGCTGGTTGAGATGGATGGTTTCGAGGGTAACGAAGGTATTATTGTTATCGCTGCGACTAACCGTCCAGACGTACTTGACCCAGCATTACTTCGTCCAGGTCGTTTTGACCGTCAAGTTGTAGTTGGTCTACCTGATGTACGTGGTCGTGAACAGATTCTTAAAGTACACATGCGCAAGGTTCCATTATCAGGCGATGTGGAACCATCTTTGATAGCTCGTGGTACTCCAGGATTTTCTGGTGCAGATCTTGCGAACCTTGTGAATGAAGCGGCGCTATTTGCTGCTCGTGGTAACAAGCGCAACGTATCTATGGTTGAGTTTGAACTTGCGAAAGACAAAATCATGATGGGTGCCGAGCGCCGTTCAATGGTTATGTCTGAAGAAGTTAAAGAGTCAACCGCTTACCACGAGGCGGGCCATGCGATTGTCGGTCGTTTGGTTCCGGAACATGATCCTGTTTATAAAGTGTCAATCATCCCACGTGGGCGCGCACTCGGTGTAACCATGTACTTGCCTGAACAAGATCGCATAAGCATGTCTCGTCAGCATCTAGAGTCCATGATTTCTAGTTTGTATGGCGGTCGCCTAGCTGAAGAGCTTATCTACGGTACAGACAAGGTTTCGACTGGTGCGTCTAACGATATAGAGCGTGCAACTGATATTGCTCGTAAGATGGTTACGCAATGGGGCTTCTCTGAGAAACTGGGTCCTCTTCTTTATGCTGAAGAAGAAGGTGAAGTTTTCCTAGGTCGTGGCATGAGTCAAGCGAAACATGTTTCTGAAGACACAACTCGACTTATCGATGAAGAAATTCGTATTTTAATCGATAGAAACTATGCGCGTGCTAAGCAAATTCTTGAAGATAACATGGATATCATGCACTCGATGAAAGATGCGCTAATGAAGTTTGAAACGATTGATGCCGGTCAGATTGATGATTTGATGGAACGTAAAGACGATATTCGTGAACCTGCGGGCTGGAGTGATCAAGCGAAGGCTGAACCTGTGAAGGAAGAGGCGAAGCCTGAAGCTGAGGTTCAATCTGAAGCAAAAGCCGAACCAGACGCTGAAGAATCGAAAGTTGAAGAAGTTAAATCTGAATCAGATGATGCTCAAAACAAAGATTCTTAA
- the folP gene encoding dihydropteroate synthase, with the protein MILKANNKTLVLDRPHVMGILNVTPDSFSDGGKFNSLDNALLQAERMIQAGVSIIDIGGESTRPGAPDVSLEEELSRVIPTIKAIRAKFDVWISIDTSKPEVMREAVEAGADLINDVRALQEPGALEAAADANVPVCLMHMKGQPRTMQSTPNYDDVLKDVEDFLTERVESCEAVGISKEQLILDPGFGFGKTIEHNYHLLAHLDKFHSLGLPILAGMSRKSMIYKLLDKVPADCMVASVTCATIAAMKGAQIIRVHDVEDTLEAMKIIEVMNNNH; encoded by the coding sequence ATGATATTAAAAGCAAACAATAAAACTCTCGTTTTAGACCGCCCACATGTAATGGGTATCCTCAATGTCACTCCTGACTCTTTCTCTGATGGCGGAAAATTCAATTCATTAGATAATGCCTTACTGCAAGCAGAACGAATGATTCAAGCTGGCGTGAGCATTATTGATATTGGTGGTGAATCGACTCGCCCTGGAGCTCCTGACGTCTCCCTAGAAGAAGAGCTGTCTCGAGTGATTCCTACAATTAAAGCCATTCGCGCTAAATTTGATGTTTGGATTTCTATTGATACCAGTAAACCTGAAGTGATGCGCGAGGCTGTTGAAGCGGGGGCTGATTTGATCAATGATGTTCGCGCTTTACAAGAGCCCGGAGCTTTAGAGGCTGCTGCTGATGCGAATGTTCCGGTTTGCCTGATGCATATGAAAGGCCAACCAAGAACCATGCAATCGACTCCAAATTACGATGATGTCCTTAAGGATGTAGAAGACTTTTTGACTGAAAGGGTAGAAAGTTGTGAGGCCGTGGGGATATCAAAAGAACAGCTAATTCTTGATCCTGGTTTTGGTTTTGGTAAAACCATCGAACATAATTATCACCTCTTAGCACACCTTGATAAATTTCATTCTCTTGGGCTTCCAATTTTAGCTGGAATGTCGAGGAAATCGATGATCTATAAGCTGTTGGACAAAGTCCCCGCTGATTGCATGGTAGCAAGTGTCACTTGCGCAACTATCGCTGCAATGAAAGGGGCTCAAATTATTCGCGTTCACGATGTTGAAGACACGTTAGAAGCGATGAAGATAATCGAAGTGATGAATAACAATCACTAA
- the glmM gene encoding phosphoglucosamine mutase — MSDKRRYFGTDGVRGKVGQYPITPDFVLKLGWAAGRVLAKQGTKKVIIGKDTRISGYMLESALEAGLAAAGLQATFTGPMPTPAVAYLTQTFRAEAGIVISASHNPYYDNGIKFFSSEGTKLPDDIELAIEAELDKDIECVDSSELGKAVRLNDAAGRYIEFCKSTFPNQMTLAGMKIVVDCAHGATYHIAPAVFRELGAEVIAIGVEPNGTNINHEVGATDVRALQAKVLEEGAALGLGFDGDGDRIIMVDELGNKVDGDQIAYIIARDALRRGELKGGVVGTLMTNLGMENGLKQLGIPFVRAAVGDRYVMEQLLAKGWKIGAENSGHVILLDKVTTGDAIVAALQVLASVVDSNMTLNELSQGMTLYPQVLENVRFSGDSNPLEAEVVKAAVVDVEAELGEKGRVLLRKSGTEPLLRVMVEGEDAELVQSSALKIADAVKANC, encoded by the coding sequence ATGTCAGATAAAAGACGTTACTTCGGAACAGATGGTGTGCGTGGCAAAGTAGGCCAGTACCCGATTACCCCTGATTTTGTTCTGAAGCTTGGCTGGGCTGCGGGACGTGTTCTTGCGAAACAAGGCACAAAGAAAGTAATCATTGGTAAAGATACTCGTATTTCTGGCTACATGCTTGAATCAGCTTTAGAGGCAGGCCTTGCTGCAGCCGGTCTTCAGGCGACCTTTACAGGCCCTATGCCGACCCCCGCTGTTGCTTACCTAACACAAACATTCCGTGCGGAAGCAGGGATAGTTATCTCTGCATCGCATAACCCATATTACGATAATGGCATTAAGTTTTTCTCTTCGGAAGGTACAAAGTTGCCAGACGACATTGAGTTAGCCATTGAAGCTGAACTTGATAAAGACATTGAGTGTGTTGATTCTTCTGAGCTGGGTAAAGCAGTACGTTTAAACGATGCGGCTGGTCGTTACATTGAATTTTGTAAAAGCACGTTCCCAAATCAGATGACGCTTGCAGGAATGAAGATCGTTGTCGATTGTGCACATGGCGCGACTTACCATATTGCTCCTGCTGTATTCAGAGAGCTCGGTGCCGAAGTGATTGCGATTGGTGTTGAGCCTAACGGTACTAACATCAATCATGAAGTAGGCGCAACAGATGTTAGAGCTCTGCAAGCTAAAGTACTTGAAGAGGGAGCGGCTTTAGGGCTTGGTTTTGATGGTGACGGCGACCGCATCATTATGGTTGATGAACTCGGTAACAAGGTAGATGGCGACCAAATCGCTTACATCATTGCTCGTGATGCATTGCGTCGTGGTGAGCTGAAGGGGGGCGTTGTTGGTACATTAATGACCAACCTTGGTATGGAAAACGGCCTTAAGCAGCTAGGTATTCCATTTGTACGTGCCGCTGTCGGTGACCGTTATGTAATGGAGCAGCTTCTGGCTAAAGGCTGGAAAATCGGTGCTGAGAACTCTGGTCACGTTATCTTGTTGGATAAAGTAACTACGGGTGATGCTATTGTTGCTGCCCTGCAAGTACTAGCTTCAGTCGTGGACAGTAATATGACATTGAATGAACTTTCTCAAGGTATGACGTTATACCCTCAAGTTCTCGAAAATGTTCGTTTCAGTGGTGATTCAAACCCATTAGAAGCCGAAGTGGTTAAAGCGGCGGTTGTTGACGTGGAAGCTGAGCTCGGTGAGAAAGGTCGTGTACTACTGCGTAAGTCTGGCACTGAGCCTTTACTGCGCGTGATGGTCGAGGGTGAAGACGCTGAACTTGTTCAATCATCTGCACTTAAGATTGCTGATGCAGTAAAAGCTAACTGCTAA
- the secG gene encoding preprotein translocase subunit SecG, producing the protein MFTVLLVIYLLAALGVIGLVLIQQGKGADMGASFGAGASNTVFGAGGSGNFLTRMTAVFATTFFILSLVLGNMSTHKTESQWIDPTQGQVIQQAEDAVSEVPTQGDEIPQ; encoded by the coding sequence ATGTTTACAGTTCTACTTGTGATTTACCTGTTGGCAGCGCTTGGTGTAATTGGCCTAGTGTTGATTCAACAAGGTAAAGGCGCAGATATGGGAGCCTCTTTCGGTGCTGGCGCTTCAAACACTGTGTTTGGTGCTGGTGGCTCAGGAAATTTCCTTACCCGAATGACTGCAGTTTTTGCAACTACATTTTTTATCCTTAGCTTAGTACTTGGTAATATGTCTACACATAAGACTGAGTCTCAGTGGATTGACCCGACCCAAGGTCAGGTAATCCAACAAGCTGAAGATGCAGTGAGTGAAGTTCCGACGCAAGGCGACGAAATTCCACAATAA
- the rlmE gene encoding 23S rRNA (uridine(2552)-2'-O)-methyltransferase RlmE, giving the protein MSKQKHSASSGRWLKEHFDDKYANEARKKGYRSRAYFKMEEIQTKDKLMSPGMTIVDLGAAPGGWSQYAAKIVGDNGQIIACDLLPMDPIAGVSFLQGDFREDAVLEALLERIQPNMVDVVMSDMAPNIAGNNSVDQPRAMYLVELALDMCRQVLATNGSFVVKVFQGEGFDQYVKDVREMFKTVKVRKPDSSRARSREVFIVATGYKG; this is encoded by the coding sequence ATGAGCAAACAGAAACACTCGGCCAGTTCAGGCCGTTGGTTGAAGGAACACTTCGACGACAAGTACGCAAACGAAGCAAGAAAAAAAGGTTATCGCTCGCGTGCTTATTTCAAAATGGAAGAGATTCAGACGAAAGATAAATTGATGTCTCCGGGGATGACTATTGTGGATTTGGGGGCTGCACCTGGCGGTTGGTCTCAATATGCTGCTAAGATTGTTGGAGACAACGGACAAATCATTGCGTGCGACTTGTTACCAATGGATCCGATTGCTGGCGTTAGTTTTTTACAAGGCGATTTTCGAGAAGACGCTGTGCTAGAAGCGCTATTGGAACGTATACAACCCAACATGGTCGATGTAGTGATGTCAGATATGGCACCTAATATAGCAGGCAACAATTCTGTGGATCAGCCAAGAGCTATGTATTTAGTTGAATTAGCTTTGGATATGTGTCGACAAGTTCTAGCTACCAATGGTAGTTTTGTTGTAAAAGTATTCCAAGGCGAAGGCTTTGACCAATATGTTAAAGACGTCCGTGAGATGTTTAAAACAGTCAAAGTTAGAAAACCCGACTCTTCTCGAGCTCGATCTCGTGAAGTGTTTATCGTAGCCACTGGTTACAAAGGTTAA